One genomic region from Deltaproteobacteria bacterium encodes:
- a CDS encoding response regulator yields MSVRRVLCVDDDPFMLKVLERYLGPEGFEIVGVRSGEEALTRAAGESFDLVILDLHLPEMDGFEVCRRLKDGGETGNLPVIMLTAAYVDAAHQDRGFEAGADAYMAKPFLRRALLAQVRAVLGEP; encoded by the coding sequence ATGAGCGTACGACGGGTCCTCTGCGTGGACGACGATCCCTTCATGCTCAAGGTGCTCGAGCGCTACCTCGGGCCCGAGGGCTTCGAGATCGTGGGCGTGCGCAGCGGGGAGGAGGCCCTCACCCGCGCCGCGGGCGAGAGCTTCGACCTGGTGATCCTCGATCTGCACCTGCCGGAGATGGACGGCTTCGAGGTCTGCCGCCGCCTGAAGGACGGCGGGGAGACCGGCAACCTCCCGGTGATCATGCTCACGGCCGCCTACGTTGACGCCGCCCACCAGGACCGGGGCTTCGAGGCGGGCGCCGACGCCTACATGGCCAAACCCTTCCTCCGGCGAGCGCTCCTGGCGCAGGTCCGGGCCGTCCTCGGAGAACCATGA